A window from Eubalaena glacialis isolate mEubGla1 chromosome 1, mEubGla1.1.hap2.+ XY, whole genome shotgun sequence encodes these proteins:
- the C1H2orf72 gene encoding uncharacterized protein C2orf72 homolog: MERELEALAARPARPAEPPFQALVEAAGGCGQVLLVGELWEREQSRALLWDFARAVFPPQQAAGKPGGAAAEGAGPGAPGAQKVPETRARAIRSPLVFVLCRASSLAAREPRRHLREMLRDVRSRRRPGAALVGVLVAEAEPEDAVAPELRLLEALLRTVFGRQAGGPVQAAAYCPGHPASSLTVQAAACRALQAAGPLRPAEGAWERPGRPGLLACFSRGPWSRGKDPDATSPSDPAQDKFQDPEEHLALTVVYPNGDCEDPGKGSVACDRVASTPAEPAGDLR; this comes from the exons ATGGAGCGCGAGCTGGAGGCGCTGGCTGCCCGGCCCGCGCGCCCGGCTGAGCCGCCCTTCCAGGCGCTGGTGGAGGCGGCGGGCGGCTGCGGGCAGGTGTTGCTGGTGGGCGAACTGTGGGAGCGCGAGCAGAGCCGCGCGCTGCTGTGGGACTTCGCCCGGGCGGTGTTCCCGCCCCAGCAAGCGGCGGGCAAGCCGGGCGGCGCGGCGGCCGAGGGCGCGGGGCCCGGGGCGCCGGGGGCGCAGAAGGTGCCCGAGACCCGGGCGCGCGCCATCCGCTCACCGCTGGTCTTCGTGCTGTGCCGCGCGTCATCGCTGGCAGCCCGGGAGCCGCGGCGCCACCTGCGGGAGATGCTGCGGGACGTGCGCAGCCGGCGGCGGCCCGGCGCGGCGTTGGTCGGGGTGCTGGTGGCCGAGGCGGAGCCCGAGGACGCGGTGGCTCCGGAGCTGCGGCTACTGGAGGCGCTGCTGCGCACGGTGTTCGGCCGCCAGGCGGGAGGCCCGGTGCAGGCGGCCGCCTACTGCCCCGGCCACCCGGCTTCCAGCCTGACTGTTCAGGCGGCCGCCTGCAGGGCCCTGCAAGCCGCCGGGCCCTTGCGACCAG CAGAAGGAGCCTGGGAGAGACCCGGCCGCCCAGGACTGCTGGCATGCTTTTCCCGGGGTCCCTGGAGCCGGGGGAAGGACCCAGATGCCACTTCCCCCAGTGACCCAGCCCAGG ATAAGTTCCAGGACCCTGAGGAGCATCTGGCACTGACAGTCGTGTATCCCAATGGAGACTGCGAGGATCCCGGAAAGGGGTCAGTAGCCTGTGATAGAGTTGCCTCCACTCCCGCTGAGCCCGCCGGAGACTTGAGATGA